GAATTCATATTTTACAATAGAACCAGGGAATAATTTTACCACGGCATTTTGCATGGTTATTTTATAGAAATCGTTATCTAGAATAGAGTTGAGTCTTACGTCGTTCATAATATGTGTAATTTTAACGCAAATATAAAAATAAAAAATAAAATCGCCTAAATGTAAGGCGATTTTTTTGAAATATTTCGATGATCTATATCGGTTATTTTCCTAAATAGGAATTGTACATCCAAACTTCTTTCTCCTGCTCCGTGATATAGTCGCTCATCTGAGAGTTTGTACCCTCGTCACCTGCTTCATCTGTAATATCTAAAAGCTCTCTCTGAAGATCAAGTACAACCTTGAATGAATTTAAGATTTGCTCAACACTTTTGTTTCCATCACTTACTTCTTTGCTTTCCTGAATAGTTGCTACTTTTAAATAATCAGAGTAGTTGTGTGCCGGGGTAGCTCCTAAAGTAAGTATTCTTTCGGCAATCTCGTCAATCTTTAGAACAAGACTGTTGTACAATTCCTCAAACTTCGGGTGAAGCGTAAAGAACTGATCTCCTTTGATATTCCAGTGTGAACCTCTTGTATTCTGATAAAATACAGAGTAGTTAGCTAACAGTACATTTAACTTTTCTGCTATTTTCTTGCAGTCGGCTTCTTTAAGGCCAATAATACTAGCGTTTTTCATATGTATATATTTATTTTTTATGGGTTACATTCTAATTGCTGTCCTCATTCCTGTTATTGGGTATGAAGTTGTGATAATAGCAATTTTATGGGCTTATTATTTATATATCTCAAATTTACGAAATTTCATGCCGAACTCCCTTGCTTATTGATAGATGATAACTATAAGAAAATTTTTTAAAATAGTTTGGAAGTATTAATATTGCAAATAATGAAAAGCTTCCTGACAACTAC
This genomic interval from Chryseobacterium joostei contains the following:
- a CDS encoding Dps family protein, producing MKNASIIGLKEADCKKIAEKLNVLLANYSVFYQNTRGSHWNIKGDQFFTLHPKFEELYNSLVLKIDEIAERILTLGATPAHNYSDYLKVATIQESKEVSDGNKSVEQILNSFKVVLDLQRELLDITDEAGDEGTNSQMSDYITEQEKEVWMYNSYLGK